The sequence below is a genomic window from Chloroflexota bacterium.
GTTTTTCGTCACTCCGCCTCAGGATGTCCGAAACTGTTCCGTCAATGACCTGTTCGTCAGCAATTGAGTCCGCCAGCCCGTAACCGCGAATGCGGAGGAATTGGATGTACGAGCTCGGGATGAAATCACGCGGCTGCTTGCCCAAAACCAGCAGCCCAAGGACGGTAGCTGTCGGGTCGTCAGCAGACGCGATCATTTTGGTAGCAGCCAATTGCTCTTCCAGGCTGCGTTCGTTCGCCTCGAGCGATTCAATACTGAAGGAACGTGGCAGATATTCGTGCTCAAACTGGATGAGATTGAGGTCTGAGATCCCAGTACCAGGTACAGGATGGATATCGAACGGAGTGTCACGCGCCCGCCGCTTCTCGTTGAGGATGCGTTCTTCCTGCGCGGTTGCAACACCCCGTCGGGGTCCGTTACGTACATGGATGGCACCCTTGTACCGGACGGGCGGCGAGTCCGATGGCAGCACAGTAACGACAGCAACATCCGAGTTGGCCACAGTCCGTTTTTCCACGAATAGCGATGGGGGTGGGATGATGTGACCGTTGGTCTTGATGCTGGTGAGTTGCTGCAGCATACGGTCGGTGATGTTGATTCCGACCGGCTCGCGGTTGTCTCGCACGCCCACGAAGACGATTCCCGGCTTGCCCGAGGCGGGCAAGTCGTTGGCAAATGCGCAGATGGATTCCGAGATGGCGTCCGAAACACCTCCGGCAAGAGTTTCTTTGAATTCGACCCGGTAGCTTTCGCCCTCGCGAAGGATCTCTTCCAGCGTCGCATCGTCAAAGCGCACCGTCAGCCCCTGTCTCGCAGCCTCTGTCTGTAGAGACGAGCCAGAAAACTCTGGCTGCTTGCTTCAGTCTAGCGCGAGCACTTACCACCTAGGCGCATGGTCCACTTCCGCCGGGCAGTGACCGAGGCATCAGAAGAAATCCGCTCGCTGCCCATTCCCCTTCCCCTCCAACCCCGGATGCGGACTGTCCGGACAGAATTCATCGGCAATCAGACACGGGCCTATACAGCCCGCACCGAGGCGGCGGATCCACCGGCCTGGCGGCACCCCTGAAACTTGGACCTGTGCCCGTTTCGCCGTCGGATCGGGGACCGGTATGACCGACAGAAGCGCCTGCGTGTACGGTTGCTTGGGCTCCTGAAGCACGTCCCGGCTGCCCCGCTTTTCCACGATCTTGCCCAAGTACATCACCGCGATCCGCGAGCACATATGGCGCGCCACCGCCAGGTCGTGCGTGATGTACAAGTAGCTGATCTGCAGCCGCTCGGCCAGTCTCTTCATCAGGTTCATCACGCCCGGGCGAAGCGAGACGTCCAGCATCGACATCGGCTCGTCCGCCACCACGAAGGTAAGTTCGATGACCACCGCCCGCGCGATCGCCACCCATTCTTGCTCGCCGCCCGATTAGCTCGTGTGAATACCGAAACCAGATGTCGGCGGGCGGCGTCCTGCACCTTCAGCGGCTCGGCCATGATTCGAAATCTGGGCGCTGAGGGCTCGGCGACTCGTACAAATCCCGGAAGATCAGCTGCGCCTTTCGCCGAAATGCCTTCAGCACTTCGTCAAGCAGCGTCGTTATGTCCCTTAGTTCCCCCTCTCCATCGTCGGACAGCACATGCCCGTCCGTCGGCGCCGCCAAACGCATCAGCGGTCAGTCCAGCAGTTGCACGCTGAAGCGGCATGTCTGCAGAATCCAGGTAGGGAAGCAATTCCGCTAGTCCGTGTTCGGGCGTCTTTCTGACTGGTTCGCACGTGAGCAATGATCCCGAAGTCCAGCCACCCAGCGGGAACGATGTCGGTCATTCTGGGCAGCCGCAGTGTGGCTACCGGCACTCCTAGGCGCCGCCTGCGCCCGCGTTGAGCAGTTGTGTGTGGATTGTCGCAAATCTCGCGTCTGCCGAAGGATGCGGTGATGGAACCGCGGAGCCATGGTTGCCGTGACCTGACGGTTCTCTGGAGAATCTCACTCTACCCAATATGACGAAGGCCAAGTTGGTCGTCTGCTGGAATGCCGAGTCGTTCAAGTCTTCCGAATGTCATGAGTTGAGAGTGTTCAGCAAGTGCTTGTCCTAGCTTTTGTGCTGTGGTTCATGTCGCTCTTGTCCTGCGTGACAATTGCTAGACAGAAAGGCAGGAGTCTCCTAGACGACACACCTAACTTGCGATCTTTATGGGATGGGACTTATCGATTGTACGGTGCACATAACGTCGAGTCAGGATCTCGACCGACAAACTGGGATAGGGCATCGAGAGCTGCTGGCGGAAATCAGGCTGAACAGCACTGCGTTGGCGGTCATGGGATGTCGCACGCAATGCCGCGAATTGCAGCTTCAGTTTTCGAACTAGCCGGGTAACGCTCGAACCTCGGCTCAAGCGTGCCTCGCAGGTTCTGGCAGGCAGGCCACGTGGACGTGTTCAGAAGACCGAATGTGCATCGTGCTCGCTTCGAGTGCCGGTGATCCGTTAGCACAATGCAGTCGAATAGCGTCAACTCACGCGCCACTGATCATCCTACTTTCTCTACGTGACTGCCAATTCGGCCATCAAGAAACCGAGCATCTCACGAGGCAACGCTCCCGAGCATCGTCCTATTCAACAACCTTTTCGATATGGTTAGGATGAACCAAAACCACTGGTCGCCCATTCAGCAAAGTGACCCAACCACTTATCAGAATTGTATCACCCGGATTGATTCCCCTGAGCTGATCACGCTCCTTATCCGTCACAAAGATGCATTCGACCTGGGTGAAATAGGTTTCGTCCCAGAGAGAAAGGTCTAGTTTCCCAGACTTACCATGTGCGGAATGGACAGTTCTAATGTCATGGATCGATCCCTTCAGCGTGCAATGCTCAACGGCGTACACACTTTCTCTTTTGAGTTCGTCCAGGTGACGCGGGCGGGCTAGCAGACGTGGCCGGTCTTTTCTAATGTTGCCGAAAAGAGCGACCTGTTTCCCTTCAAGGCCAAAGTAATTCTCGACATGGCACTTGTAGAACTGGGCAATCACTTCGTCCTCATGGCGATCAGAGTCGATCACAACCTCGACTATGCTAAAAGGGTCATATCCGTCAGGTATGTTCACAGCTCGAACCCGACCCTCAACTAGTGTCGGTTCGTAGCGAGGAGCCGGGCTTCCGTCGTCAACGTCGGAATTCGGATACACTGTCGTCGTGATGTTGAGCTTGATGGGTGAGTTCTTCTCGAATGCCCGGCTGCTGGCGGACAACAGGAACTCGGCGGCGCTCAACAGCTTCGGTATATCAATGGAAAGGTCCGGGGATGTAAGATCCGTGATGTACCGCCATTTCTCATAGAGCCTGTTGCTCTCTGAAAGAAAGTCTCGGAAGCTCCCGTGGAAGTGAGTTCTCTTTGTGTCCGA
It includes:
- a CDS encoding putative DNA binding domain-containing protein, giving the protein MRFDDATLEEILREGESYRVEFKETLAGGVSDAISESICAFANDLPASGKPGIVFVGVRDNREPVGINITDRMLQQLTSIKTNGHIIPPPSLFVEKRTVANSDVAVVTVLPSDSPPVRYKGAIHVRNGPRRGVATAQEERILNEKRRARDTPFDIHPVPGTGISDLNLIQFEHEYLPRSFSIESLEANERSLEEQLAATKMIASADDPTATVLGLLVLGKQPRDFIPSSYIQFLRIRGYGLADSIADEQVIDGTVSDILRRSDEKLRGHIHTHVDITGSDLEQRAWTYPLGALQQLVRNAVMHRTYEKTNTPIRVTWFDDRIELISPGGAYGTVTRENFGRPDIVDYRNPTLAEAMKTLGYVQKFGIGISIATRLLQENGNPDPAFNIEESFVQVTIREFQA
- a CDS encoding ABC transporter ATP-binding protein, whose translation is MAIARAVVIELTFVVADEPMSMLDVSLRPGVMNLMKRLAERLQISYLYITHDLAVARHMCSRIAVMYLGKIVEKRGSRDVLQEPKQPYTQALLSVIPVPDPTAKRAQVQVSGVPPGRWIRRLGAGCIGPCLIADEFCPDSPHPGLEGKGNGQRADFF
- a CDS encoding OB-fold nucleic acid binding domain-containing protein codes for the protein MPYEVFSLFSQCSEIHGAHSSLEDAAGCFAQVTQRYGADIPVHPVTQKYIHWIVAIDKNGNQRDFSNSELMKVGELCLDCKSFAAKVPGITTFSQLAGMYYEASRLIPVTHINLKGMFDYQAKDRHFWTSDAGKGQALAFAQQAAFTLELAFKAYLEVLGKLASPDAADAKKWQTHKLVDLFKLLADDEKRQLEEWWSHSDTKRTHFHGSFRDFLSESNRLYEKWRYITDLTSPDLSIDIPKLLSAAEFLLSASSRAFEKNSPIKLNITTTVYPNSDVDDGSPAPRYEPTLVEGRVRAVNIPDGYDPFSIVEVVIDSDRHEDEVIAQFYKCHVENYFGLEGKQVALFGNIRKDRPRLLARPRHLDELKRESVYAVEHCTLKGSIHDIRTVHSAHGKSGKLDLSLWDETYFTQVECIFVTDKERDQLRGINPGDTILISGWVTLLNGRPVVLVHPNHIEKVVE